Proteins co-encoded in one Dryobates pubescens isolate bDryPub1 chromosome 4, bDryPub1.pri, whole genome shotgun sequence genomic window:
- the TECPR1 gene encoding tectonin beta-propeller repeat-containing protein 1 isoform X2, with protein MAMPSSLLWAVDIFGRVYTLSTVGQYWELCKDTQLEFKRISAVKQCCWGIACDHQVYTYVFPGDVPIRYQEETYENQRWNPVGGFCEKLLPSDRWQWSDVSGLKHQQLDSFTLPSPHWEWESDWYVDENIGGEPTEKGGWTYAIDFPSTYTKDKKWNSCVRRRRWIRYRRYKSRDIWAKIVSDNDPDQLPDPFNDISIGGWEITDEPLGRLSVWAVSLQGRVWYRENVCHHNPEGSMWSLITTPGEVVQISCGPYDLLWATLWEGQAIVREGIDRNNPQGISWSIVESPSSENGIMHVSVGVDVVWCVTKDRKVWFRRGVNSHNPCGTSWIEMVGEMMMVTVGLNNQVWGIGCDDRAIYFRQGVTPSELSGKTWKAIVSGRESDRSQTGSSTSLLSAGCFFTDDIQNQTNAIVQGDADTSSDTELPSVPMNPANTPLMGAAASSSANSTDKGTAEECAQLTVDPLDSDQGEATVALTNNEKANLEMHKSSINPNPSAELQWTNIDLKEVQKHPVLSVSTFAETSSLSSLGMFSVGAEEQYGTDDHPLWAWVSGGGCLVDLHSPLKWFTVSSGLSSSVQSLSLSITPAQTAAWRKQIFQQLSERTKRELENFRHYEQAIEQSVWVKTGTLQWWRNWKPHKWMDVRVALEQFIGSDGMRDSILFIYYMYHEEKKYIHVFLNEVTIIVEILNEAKHSFALYTPERTKQRWPIRLAATTEQEMHDWLSLLNMSCCESRRIQGPPSHHAIWSVTCKGDIFVSEPSPELEVGPHLTPCDQMFWRQIGGHLRLIESNNRGVVWGIGYDHTAWVYTGGYGGGFIQGLASSADNIYTQSDVKCVYIYENQRWNPVTGYSSRGLPTDRYMWSDASGLQECTKANTKPPSPQWSWVSDWYIDFNISGGTDREGWQYAADFPASYHGHKTMKDFVRRRRWARKCKIVTNGPWLEVPPVTLWDISIIPSSDADDEEAVALWAISDKGDVLCRLGVTQQNPAGTSWLHVGTDQPFISISIGAFYQVWAIARDGSAFYRGSVSPKKPAGDCWYHIPSPQKQKLKQVSVGRTSVFVLDKNGNLWYRQGITPSYPQGSTWDHVSNNIRKMSVGPLDQVWVIADKVQGSHSLSCGTVCHRIGVQPMEPKGLSWDYGIGGGWEHITVRGNATEASRATTHDTSEENPVVSKDGEDEESKGKTEHSKTSLMVSESQEMDRNAVNC; from the exons ATGGCCATGCCCAGTTCCCTTTTGTGGGCTGTTGACATTTTTGGGAGAGTTTATACTCTTTCCACTGTTGGTCAGTACTGGGAGCTCTGTAAGGATACACAGCTGGAATTCAAACGGATTTCTGCTGTcaaacagtgctgctggggaatAGCCTGTGATCATCAAGTATACACCTACGTGTTCCCGGGTGATGTTCCTATTAGATACCAAGAAGAAACCTATGAGAATCAG CGCTGGAATCCAGTTGGTGGCTTTTGTGAGAAACTGCTGCCCAGTGACCGCTGGCAGTGGAGTGATGTGAGCGGGCTAAAACATCAGCAGCTTGATAGTTTCACGCTGCCTTCACCACACTGGGAGTGGGAGTCTGACTGGTATGTGGATGAAAATATTGGAGGGGAACCAACAGAGAAAGGG GGCTGGACTTATGCCATAGACTTCCCCAGCACCTACACAAAGGATAAGAAATGGAATTCTTGTGTCAGACGCAGGAGGTGGATCAGATACAGGAGATACAAATCCCGGGACATTTGGGCAAAG ATCGTATCAGACAATGATCCAGATCAGCTGCCAGACCCTTTCAATGACATCTCTATTGGAGGATGGGAAATCACCGATGAACCTCTTGGTCGTTTATCAGTGTGGGCAGTGTCTTTACAAGGAAGG GTGTGGTACAGAGAAAACGTCTGCCACCACAATCCAGAAGGTTCCATGTGGTCCTTAATCACCACTCCTGGTGAAGTTGTACAGATCAGCTGTGGACCATATGACCTCCTTTGGGCCACTCTTTGGGAAGGGCAAGCTATTGTGAGAGAAGGAATTGACAGGAATAACCCTCAAG GAATTTCCTGGAGtattgtggagtctccaagcTCTGAAAATGGGATTATGCACGTCTCTGTGGGTGTTGATGTGGTGTGGTGTGTTACAAAGGATAGAAAA GTGTGGTTTAGAAGAGGAGTGAACTCACATAATCCTTGTGGAACAAGCTGGATTGAAATGGTTGGAGAAATGATGATGGTAACTGTAGGCTTAAATAACCAG GTCTGGGGAATTGGCTGTGATGACAGAGCAATTTATTTTCGGCAAGGTGTCACACCAAGTGAGCTCAGTGGGAAGACATGGAAGGCAATTGTGTCTGGCAGAGAGAGTGACAGATCTCAAACTGGGAGCTCAACAAGCCTGCTCAG TGCTGGCTGTTTCTTTACTGATGATATTCAGAACCAAACAAATGCAATCGTTCAGGGTGATGCAGATACTTCCTCTGATACAGAGCTTCCAAGTGTACCCATGAACCCTGCCAACACCCCCCTgatgggagctgcagccagcagcagtgctaaCAGCACAGACAAAGGGACAGCAGAAGAATGTGCACAATTGACTGTGGATCCTCTGGACTCTGATCAAGGAGAAGCCACTGTTGCTTTGACCAATAATGAGAAAGCTAATCTTGAAATGCATAAATCTTCTATAAACCCAAATCCTTCTGCAGAACTGCAGTGGACAAACATTGACTTGAAGGAGGTCCAAAAGCATCCAGTCCTCTCTGTCAGCACTTTTGCAGAAACATCCAGCCTGTCTTCCCTTGGCATGTTCTCAGTGGGAGCTGAAGAGCAGTATGGAACCGATGACCACCCACTGTGGGCCTGGGTGTCTGGGGGAGGCTGCCTTGTAGATCTGCACAGCCCATTGAAGTGGTTCACTGTGTCATCAG GTTTGTCATCCTCTGTGCAATCTCTGTCTCTGTCAATCActccagcacagacagcagcatgGCGAAAGCAGATTtttcagcagctcagtgaaAGGACAAAGCGGGAACTGGAGAACTTTAGGCACTACGAGCAGGCTATTGAGCAG TCAGTGTGGGTTAAAACTGGGACCTTGCAATGGTGGAGGAATTGGAAGCCTCACAAATGGATGGATGTTCGAGTTGCACTTGAGCAGTTCATCGGGAGCGATGGAATGCGTGACAGCATCCTCTTCATCTACTACATGTATCATGAGGAGAAAAAG TATATCCATGTGTTCCTGAATGAAGTCACTATTATAGTTGAAATTCTGAACGAAGCCAAACACTCCTTTGCACTGTATACACCTGAAAGGACGAAGCAACGATGGCCAATCCGGCTGGCAGCCACAACAGAGCAAGAAATGCATGACTGG CTGTCTTTGCTGAACATGTCCTGTTGTGAAAGCAGACGGATCCAAGGCCCTCCTTCTCACCATGCCATTTGGTCAGTTACTTGTAAAGGAGATATCTTTGTTAGTGAGCCAAGTCCTGAACTGGAAGTTGGACCACACCTGACACCATGTGATCAAAT GTTTTGGCGTCAAATTGGAGGTCATCTTCGACTGATAGAGTCCAATAACCGAGGCGTAGTGTGGGGCATAGGATATGATCACACAGCTTGGGTTTACACTGGTGGATATGGAGGTGGCTTCATTCAAG GACTGGCCAGTAGTGCTGATAATATTTACACACAGTCAGATGTGAAATGTGTTTACATCTATGAAAACCAGCGGTGGAACCCAGTCACTGGATACAGCAGCAG AGGTCTGCCCACGGACAGATATATGTGGAGTGACGCGTCTGGCCTGCAGGAATGCACGAAAGCCAATACCAAGCCTCCTTCTCCACAGTGGTCTTGG GTATCCGATTGGTACATTGATTTTAATATCTCAGGTGGAACTGATCGGGAAGGCTGGCAGTATGCAGCAGACTTTCCAGC GTCCTACCATGGTCACAAGACAATGAAAGACTTTGTCCGACGGAGGCGCTGGGCAAG aAAATGTAAGATAGTCACCAACGGGCCATGGCTGGAAGTGCCTCCAGTTACCCTGTGGGACATCTCCATAATTCCCAGTTCAGATGCAGATGATGAAGAAGCAGTAGCACTATGGGCAATCAGTGACAAAGGAGACGTGCTCTGCAGGCTTGGAGTGACACAGCAAAATCCAGCT GGAACATCCTGGCTGCATGTGGGAACAGATCAGCCTTTCATTTCCATCTCAATTGGAGCATTTTACCAAGTGTGGGCTATTGCTAGAGATGGTTCTGCCTTCTATCGGGGTTCAGTGTCTCCAAAAAAACCTGCAG GTGACTGCTGGTACCATATTCCTTCACCTCAAAAACAAAAGCTAAAACAAGTCTCAGTAGGACGAACGTCTGTGTTTGTGTTGGATAAAAATG GCAATCTCTGGTACCGGCAAGGGATCACACCGAGCTACCCTCAAGGATCCACTTGGGATCACGTTTCAAATAACATCCGTAAAATGTCTGTAGGGCCCCTGGACCAG
- the TECPR1 gene encoding tectonin beta-propeller repeat-containing protein 1 isoform X3 has translation MQGDMAMPSSLLWAVDIFGRVYTLSTVGQYWELCKDTQLEFKRISAVKQCCWGIACDHQVYTYVFPGDVPIRYQEETYENQRWNPVGGFCEKLLPSDRWQWSDVSGLKHQQLDSFTLPSPHWEWESDWYVDENIGGEPTEKGGWTYAIDFPSTYTKDKKWNSCVRRRRWIRYRRYKSRDIWAKIVSDNDPDQLPDPFNDISIGGWEITDEPLGRLSVWAVSLQGRVWYRENVCHHNPEGSMWSLITTPGEVVQISCGPYDLLWATLWEGQAIVREGIDRNNPQGISWSIVESPSSENGIMHVSVGVDVVWCVTKDRKVWFRRGVNSHNPCGTSWIEMVGEMMMVTVGLNNQVWGIGCDDRAIYFRQGVTPSELSGKTWKAIVSGRESDRSQTGSSTSLLSAGCFFTDDIQNQTNAIVQGDADTSSDTELPSVPMNPANTPLMGAAASSSANSTDKGTAEECAQLTVDPLDSDQGEATVALTNNEKANLEMHKSSINPNPSAELQWTNIDLKEVQKHPVLSVSTFAETSSLSSLGMFSVGAEEQYGTDDHPLWAWVSGGGCLVDLHSPLKWFTVSSGLSSSVQSLSLSITPAQTAAWRKQIFQQLSERTKRELENFRHYEQAIEQSVWVKTGTLQWWRNWKPHKWMDVRVALEQFIGSDGMRDSILFIYYMYHEEKKYIHVFLNEVTIIVEILNEAKHSFALYTPERTKQRWPIRLAATTEQEMHDWLSLLNMSCCESRRIQGPPSHHAIWSVTCKGDIFVSEPSPELEVGPHLTPCDQMFWRQIGGHLRLIESNNRGVVWGIGYDHTAWVYTGGYGGGFIQGLASSADNIYTQSDVKCVYIYENQRWNPVTGYSSRGLPTDRYMWSDASGLQECTKANTKPPSPQWSWVSDWYIDFNISGGTDREGWQYAADFPASYHGHKTMKDFVRRRRWAREHPGCMWEQISLSFPSQLEHFTKCGLLLEMVLPSIGVQCLQKNLQVTAGTIFLHLKNKS, from the exons ATGCAAGGCG atATGGCCATGCCCAGTTCCCTTTTGTGGGCTGTTGACATTTTTGGGAGAGTTTATACTCTTTCCACTGTTGGTCAGTACTGGGAGCTCTGTAAGGATACACAGCTGGAATTCAAACGGATTTCTGCTGTcaaacagtgctgctggggaatAGCCTGTGATCATCAAGTATACACCTACGTGTTCCCGGGTGATGTTCCTATTAGATACCAAGAAGAAACCTATGAGAATCAG CGCTGGAATCCAGTTGGTGGCTTTTGTGAGAAACTGCTGCCCAGTGACCGCTGGCAGTGGAGTGATGTGAGCGGGCTAAAACATCAGCAGCTTGATAGTTTCACGCTGCCTTCACCACACTGGGAGTGGGAGTCTGACTGGTATGTGGATGAAAATATTGGAGGGGAACCAACAGAGAAAGGG GGCTGGACTTATGCCATAGACTTCCCCAGCACCTACACAAAGGATAAGAAATGGAATTCTTGTGTCAGACGCAGGAGGTGGATCAGATACAGGAGATACAAATCCCGGGACATTTGGGCAAAG ATCGTATCAGACAATGATCCAGATCAGCTGCCAGACCCTTTCAATGACATCTCTATTGGAGGATGGGAAATCACCGATGAACCTCTTGGTCGTTTATCAGTGTGGGCAGTGTCTTTACAAGGAAGG GTGTGGTACAGAGAAAACGTCTGCCACCACAATCCAGAAGGTTCCATGTGGTCCTTAATCACCACTCCTGGTGAAGTTGTACAGATCAGCTGTGGACCATATGACCTCCTTTGGGCCACTCTTTGGGAAGGGCAAGCTATTGTGAGAGAAGGAATTGACAGGAATAACCCTCAAG GAATTTCCTGGAGtattgtggagtctccaagcTCTGAAAATGGGATTATGCACGTCTCTGTGGGTGTTGATGTGGTGTGGTGTGTTACAAAGGATAGAAAA GTGTGGTTTAGAAGAGGAGTGAACTCACATAATCCTTGTGGAACAAGCTGGATTGAAATGGTTGGAGAAATGATGATGGTAACTGTAGGCTTAAATAACCAG GTCTGGGGAATTGGCTGTGATGACAGAGCAATTTATTTTCGGCAAGGTGTCACACCAAGTGAGCTCAGTGGGAAGACATGGAAGGCAATTGTGTCTGGCAGAGAGAGTGACAGATCTCAAACTGGGAGCTCAACAAGCCTGCTCAG TGCTGGCTGTTTCTTTACTGATGATATTCAGAACCAAACAAATGCAATCGTTCAGGGTGATGCAGATACTTCCTCTGATACAGAGCTTCCAAGTGTACCCATGAACCCTGCCAACACCCCCCTgatgggagctgcagccagcagcagtgctaaCAGCACAGACAAAGGGACAGCAGAAGAATGTGCACAATTGACTGTGGATCCTCTGGACTCTGATCAAGGAGAAGCCACTGTTGCTTTGACCAATAATGAGAAAGCTAATCTTGAAATGCATAAATCTTCTATAAACCCAAATCCTTCTGCAGAACTGCAGTGGACAAACATTGACTTGAAGGAGGTCCAAAAGCATCCAGTCCTCTCTGTCAGCACTTTTGCAGAAACATCCAGCCTGTCTTCCCTTGGCATGTTCTCAGTGGGAGCTGAAGAGCAGTATGGAACCGATGACCACCCACTGTGGGCCTGGGTGTCTGGGGGAGGCTGCCTTGTAGATCTGCACAGCCCATTGAAGTGGTTCACTGTGTCATCAG GTTTGTCATCCTCTGTGCAATCTCTGTCTCTGTCAATCActccagcacagacagcagcatgGCGAAAGCAGATTtttcagcagctcagtgaaAGGACAAAGCGGGAACTGGAGAACTTTAGGCACTACGAGCAGGCTATTGAGCAG TCAGTGTGGGTTAAAACTGGGACCTTGCAATGGTGGAGGAATTGGAAGCCTCACAAATGGATGGATGTTCGAGTTGCACTTGAGCAGTTCATCGGGAGCGATGGAATGCGTGACAGCATCCTCTTCATCTACTACATGTATCATGAGGAGAAAAAG TATATCCATGTGTTCCTGAATGAAGTCACTATTATAGTTGAAATTCTGAACGAAGCCAAACACTCCTTTGCACTGTATACACCTGAAAGGACGAAGCAACGATGGCCAATCCGGCTGGCAGCCACAACAGAGCAAGAAATGCATGACTGG CTGTCTTTGCTGAACATGTCCTGTTGTGAAAGCAGACGGATCCAAGGCCCTCCTTCTCACCATGCCATTTGGTCAGTTACTTGTAAAGGAGATATCTTTGTTAGTGAGCCAAGTCCTGAACTGGAAGTTGGACCACACCTGACACCATGTGATCAAAT GTTTTGGCGTCAAATTGGAGGTCATCTTCGACTGATAGAGTCCAATAACCGAGGCGTAGTGTGGGGCATAGGATATGATCACACAGCTTGGGTTTACACTGGTGGATATGGAGGTGGCTTCATTCAAG GACTGGCCAGTAGTGCTGATAATATTTACACACAGTCAGATGTGAAATGTGTTTACATCTATGAAAACCAGCGGTGGAACCCAGTCACTGGATACAGCAGCAG AGGTCTGCCCACGGACAGATATATGTGGAGTGACGCGTCTGGCCTGCAGGAATGCACGAAAGCCAATACCAAGCCTCCTTCTCCACAGTGGTCTTGG GTATCCGATTGGTACATTGATTTTAATATCTCAGGTGGAACTGATCGGGAAGGCTGGCAGTATGCAGCAGACTTTCCAGC GTCCTACCATGGTCACAAGACAATGAAAGACTTTGTCCGACGGAGGCGCTGGGCAAG GGAACATCCTGGCTGCATGTGGGAACAGATCAGCCTTTCATTTCCATCTCAATTGGAGCATTTTACCAAGTGTGGGCTATTGCTAGAGATGGTTCTGCCTTCTATCGGGGTTCAGTGTCTCCAAAAAAACCTGCAG GTGACTGCTGGTACCATATTCCTTCACCTCAAAAACAAAAGCTAA
- the TECPR1 gene encoding tectonin beta-propeller repeat-containing protein 1 isoform X1, with translation MQGDMAMPSSLLWAVDIFGRVYTLSTVGQYWELCKDTQLEFKRISAVKQCCWGIACDHQVYTYVFPGDVPIRYQEETYENQRWNPVGGFCEKLLPSDRWQWSDVSGLKHQQLDSFTLPSPHWEWESDWYVDENIGGEPTEKGGWTYAIDFPSTYTKDKKWNSCVRRRRWIRYRRYKSRDIWAKIVSDNDPDQLPDPFNDISIGGWEITDEPLGRLSVWAVSLQGRVWYRENVCHHNPEGSMWSLITTPGEVVQISCGPYDLLWATLWEGQAIVREGIDRNNPQGISWSIVESPSSENGIMHVSVGVDVVWCVTKDRKVWFRRGVNSHNPCGTSWIEMVGEMMMVTVGLNNQVWGIGCDDRAIYFRQGVTPSELSGKTWKAIVSGRESDRSQTGSSTSLLSAGCFFTDDIQNQTNAIVQGDADTSSDTELPSVPMNPANTPLMGAAASSSANSTDKGTAEECAQLTVDPLDSDQGEATVALTNNEKANLEMHKSSINPNPSAELQWTNIDLKEVQKHPVLSVSTFAETSSLSSLGMFSVGAEEQYGTDDHPLWAWVSGGGCLVDLHSPLKWFTVSSGLSSSVQSLSLSITPAQTAAWRKQIFQQLSERTKRELENFRHYEQAIEQSVWVKTGTLQWWRNWKPHKWMDVRVALEQFIGSDGMRDSILFIYYMYHEEKKYIHVFLNEVTIIVEILNEAKHSFALYTPERTKQRWPIRLAATTEQEMHDWLSLLNMSCCESRRIQGPPSHHAIWSVTCKGDIFVSEPSPELEVGPHLTPCDQMFWRQIGGHLRLIESNNRGVVWGIGYDHTAWVYTGGYGGGFIQGLASSADNIYTQSDVKCVYIYENQRWNPVTGYSSRGLPTDRYMWSDASGLQECTKANTKPPSPQWSWVSDWYIDFNISGGTDREGWQYAADFPASYHGHKTMKDFVRRRRWARKCKIVTNGPWLEVPPVTLWDISIIPSSDADDEEAVALWAISDKGDVLCRLGVTQQNPAGTSWLHVGTDQPFISISIGAFYQVWAIARDGSAFYRGSVSPKKPAGDCWYHIPSPQKQKLKQVSVGRTSVFVLDKNGNLWYRQGITPSYPQGSTWDHVSNNIRKMSVGPLDQVWVIADKVQGSHSLSCGTVCHRIGVQPMEPKGLSWDYGIGGGWEHITVRGNATEASRATTHDTSEENPVVSKDGEDEESKGKTEHSKTSLMVSESQEMDRNAVNC, from the exons ATGCAAGGCG atATGGCCATGCCCAGTTCCCTTTTGTGGGCTGTTGACATTTTTGGGAGAGTTTATACTCTTTCCACTGTTGGTCAGTACTGGGAGCTCTGTAAGGATACACAGCTGGAATTCAAACGGATTTCTGCTGTcaaacagtgctgctggggaatAGCCTGTGATCATCAAGTATACACCTACGTGTTCCCGGGTGATGTTCCTATTAGATACCAAGAAGAAACCTATGAGAATCAG CGCTGGAATCCAGTTGGTGGCTTTTGTGAGAAACTGCTGCCCAGTGACCGCTGGCAGTGGAGTGATGTGAGCGGGCTAAAACATCAGCAGCTTGATAGTTTCACGCTGCCTTCACCACACTGGGAGTGGGAGTCTGACTGGTATGTGGATGAAAATATTGGAGGGGAACCAACAGAGAAAGGG GGCTGGACTTATGCCATAGACTTCCCCAGCACCTACACAAAGGATAAGAAATGGAATTCTTGTGTCAGACGCAGGAGGTGGATCAGATACAGGAGATACAAATCCCGGGACATTTGGGCAAAG ATCGTATCAGACAATGATCCAGATCAGCTGCCAGACCCTTTCAATGACATCTCTATTGGAGGATGGGAAATCACCGATGAACCTCTTGGTCGTTTATCAGTGTGGGCAGTGTCTTTACAAGGAAGG GTGTGGTACAGAGAAAACGTCTGCCACCACAATCCAGAAGGTTCCATGTGGTCCTTAATCACCACTCCTGGTGAAGTTGTACAGATCAGCTGTGGACCATATGACCTCCTTTGGGCCACTCTTTGGGAAGGGCAAGCTATTGTGAGAGAAGGAATTGACAGGAATAACCCTCAAG GAATTTCCTGGAGtattgtggagtctccaagcTCTGAAAATGGGATTATGCACGTCTCTGTGGGTGTTGATGTGGTGTGGTGTGTTACAAAGGATAGAAAA GTGTGGTTTAGAAGAGGAGTGAACTCACATAATCCTTGTGGAACAAGCTGGATTGAAATGGTTGGAGAAATGATGATGGTAACTGTAGGCTTAAATAACCAG GTCTGGGGAATTGGCTGTGATGACAGAGCAATTTATTTTCGGCAAGGTGTCACACCAAGTGAGCTCAGTGGGAAGACATGGAAGGCAATTGTGTCTGGCAGAGAGAGTGACAGATCTCAAACTGGGAGCTCAACAAGCCTGCTCAG TGCTGGCTGTTTCTTTACTGATGATATTCAGAACCAAACAAATGCAATCGTTCAGGGTGATGCAGATACTTCCTCTGATACAGAGCTTCCAAGTGTACCCATGAACCCTGCCAACACCCCCCTgatgggagctgcagccagcagcagtgctaaCAGCACAGACAAAGGGACAGCAGAAGAATGTGCACAATTGACTGTGGATCCTCTGGACTCTGATCAAGGAGAAGCCACTGTTGCTTTGACCAATAATGAGAAAGCTAATCTTGAAATGCATAAATCTTCTATAAACCCAAATCCTTCTGCAGAACTGCAGTGGACAAACATTGACTTGAAGGAGGTCCAAAAGCATCCAGTCCTCTCTGTCAGCACTTTTGCAGAAACATCCAGCCTGTCTTCCCTTGGCATGTTCTCAGTGGGAGCTGAAGAGCAGTATGGAACCGATGACCACCCACTGTGGGCCTGGGTGTCTGGGGGAGGCTGCCTTGTAGATCTGCACAGCCCATTGAAGTGGTTCACTGTGTCATCAG GTTTGTCATCCTCTGTGCAATCTCTGTCTCTGTCAATCActccagcacagacagcagcatgGCGAAAGCAGATTtttcagcagctcagtgaaAGGACAAAGCGGGAACTGGAGAACTTTAGGCACTACGAGCAGGCTATTGAGCAG TCAGTGTGGGTTAAAACTGGGACCTTGCAATGGTGGAGGAATTGGAAGCCTCACAAATGGATGGATGTTCGAGTTGCACTTGAGCAGTTCATCGGGAGCGATGGAATGCGTGACAGCATCCTCTTCATCTACTACATGTATCATGAGGAGAAAAAG TATATCCATGTGTTCCTGAATGAAGTCACTATTATAGTTGAAATTCTGAACGAAGCCAAACACTCCTTTGCACTGTATACACCTGAAAGGACGAAGCAACGATGGCCAATCCGGCTGGCAGCCACAACAGAGCAAGAAATGCATGACTGG CTGTCTTTGCTGAACATGTCCTGTTGTGAAAGCAGACGGATCCAAGGCCCTCCTTCTCACCATGCCATTTGGTCAGTTACTTGTAAAGGAGATATCTTTGTTAGTGAGCCAAGTCCTGAACTGGAAGTTGGACCACACCTGACACCATGTGATCAAAT GTTTTGGCGTCAAATTGGAGGTCATCTTCGACTGATAGAGTCCAATAACCGAGGCGTAGTGTGGGGCATAGGATATGATCACACAGCTTGGGTTTACACTGGTGGATATGGAGGTGGCTTCATTCAAG GACTGGCCAGTAGTGCTGATAATATTTACACACAGTCAGATGTGAAATGTGTTTACATCTATGAAAACCAGCGGTGGAACCCAGTCACTGGATACAGCAGCAG AGGTCTGCCCACGGACAGATATATGTGGAGTGACGCGTCTGGCCTGCAGGAATGCACGAAAGCCAATACCAAGCCTCCTTCTCCACAGTGGTCTTGG GTATCCGATTGGTACATTGATTTTAATATCTCAGGTGGAACTGATCGGGAAGGCTGGCAGTATGCAGCAGACTTTCCAGC GTCCTACCATGGTCACAAGACAATGAAAGACTTTGTCCGACGGAGGCGCTGGGCAAG aAAATGTAAGATAGTCACCAACGGGCCATGGCTGGAAGTGCCTCCAGTTACCCTGTGGGACATCTCCATAATTCCCAGTTCAGATGCAGATGATGAAGAAGCAGTAGCACTATGGGCAATCAGTGACAAAGGAGACGTGCTCTGCAGGCTTGGAGTGACACAGCAAAATCCAGCT GGAACATCCTGGCTGCATGTGGGAACAGATCAGCCTTTCATTTCCATCTCAATTGGAGCATTTTACCAAGTGTGGGCTATTGCTAGAGATGGTTCTGCCTTCTATCGGGGTTCAGTGTCTCCAAAAAAACCTGCAG GTGACTGCTGGTACCATATTCCTTCACCTCAAAAACAAAAGCTAAAACAAGTCTCAGTAGGACGAACGTCTGTGTTTGTGTTGGATAAAAATG GCAATCTCTGGTACCGGCAAGGGATCACACCGAGCTACCCTCAAGGATCCACTTGGGATCACGTTTCAAATAACATCCGTAAAATGTCTGTAGGGCCCCTGGACCAG